From one Perca flavescens isolate YP-PL-M2 chromosome 4, PFLA_1.0, whole genome shotgun sequence genomic stretch:
- the LOC114553877 gene encoding rho-related GTP-binding protein RhoA-B has product MAAIRKKLVIVGDGACGKTCLLIVFSKDQFPEVYVPTVFENYVADIEVDSKQVELALWDTAGQEDYDRLRPLSYPDTDVILMCFSIDSPDSLENIPEKWTPEVKHFCPNVPIILVGNKKDLRNDEHTRRELAKMKQEPVKPEDGRDMANRISAFGYMECSAKTKDGVREVFEMATRAALQARRGKKSNKCVLL; this is encoded by the exons ATGGCAGCAATCAGGAAAAAGCTGGTCATAGTGGGAGATGGAGCCTGTGGGAAGACCTGTCTGCTCATTGTGTTCAGTAAGGACCAGTTTCCAGAGGTCTATGTGCCCACAGTGTTTGAGAACTACGTTGCTGACATTGAAGTTGATAGCAAACAG GTCGAGTTAGCACTCTGGGATACAGCAGGTCAAGAAGACTACGACAGACTGCGCCCGCTCTCCTATCCAGACACTGATGTCATTCTCATGTGCTTCTCCATCGACAGCCCTGACAGTCTCG AGAACATCCCTGAGAAGTGGACTCCTGAGGTGAAACACTTCTGCCCTAATGTTCCCATTATACTGGTGGGAAATAAAAAGGACCTGCGTAACGATGAGCACACCCGGAGGGAGCTTGCCAAAATGaagcag GAACCTGTGAAACCAGAGGATGGACGGGACATGGCTAACAGGATCAGTGCCTTTGGATACATGGAGTGCTCTGCAAAAACAAAGGATGGTGTGAGGGAAGTGTTTGAGATGGCCACCAGGGCTGCACTACAGGCCAGGCGAGGAAAGAAGAGCAATAAATGTGTCCTACTGTAA
- the cishb gene encoding LOW QUALITY PROTEIN: cytokine inducible SH2-containing protein b (The sequence of the model RefSeq protein was modified relative to this genomic sequence to represent the inferred CDS: deleted 1 base in 1 codon), with the protein MVAWAVTTFHYEERGGSLGRHEPPPACDPAEDLRCITTSFQYLRTSGWYWGSISAGEAREALLKKSEGTFLVRDSSHPQYMLALSVKTRCGPTSVRIEYSRGSFWLDSISPGLPHLQSFPDVLSLIQHYTASGHKPQAQASNDSHPQTKPDPAKHMAKDSGVPLKLTQPLHKPEAFPSLQHLTRITINRHTNWPDQLPLPKPLLHYLQDYRFHI; encoded by the exons ATGGTTGCCTGGGCAGTGACCACTTTTCATTATGAGGAGCGAGGAGGTTCATTA GGGCGGCATGAACCTCCTCCAGCCTGTGACCCAGCAGAGGACCTCCGCTGCATCACCACATCCTTCCAGTATCTACGGACCTCAG GCTGGTACTGGGGCTCCATCTCAGCGGGTGAAGCTCGGGAAGCTCTCCTAAAAAAGTCTGAAGGCACATTTCTGGTGCGGGACAGCAGTCATCCTCAGTACATGCTGGCCCTGTCAGTGAAGACCCGATGTGGACCTACCAGTGTACGCATAGAGTACAGCAGGGGCTCTTTCTGGCTGGACTCCATTTCCCCAGGCCTGCCTCACCTGCAGTCCTTCCCAGATGTTCTCAGCCTCATACAGCACTACACGGCCTCAGGCCACAAGCCACAAGCCCAGGCGTCTAATGACAGCCATCCCCAAACAAAGCCTGACCCTGCCAAACACATGGCTAAGGACAGCGGAGTGCCTCTCAAGCTGACGCAGCCCTTGCACAAGCCAGAGGCTTTCCCTTCTTTGCAGCACCTGACTCGCATCACcatcaacagacacacaaactggCCTGACCAACTGCCACTCCCAAAGCCTCTGCTGCACTACCTGCAGGACTATCGTTTCCACATATGA